Proteins encoded together in one Maricaulis maris window:
- a CDS encoding peptidylprolyl isomerase — MLSNFRSFAQSPLALVIIVLLVLAFAISLPGAGGIFTGSGDAVVVVGPERVSQRELATAFDREVARLQEQDPSITRALARQEGLASQVLQQQITLAAFAARAQDLGLEASNATIVRDVADIPAFRNPVTDRFDRDTMVAALRRSGMTEDQFARDIESDILRSQLLGTLASFSGIPDQIAATRYLVAEEQRRVTGLVIDASTADEIADPTDEELQTFIEETPGANGQPLFTRPEFRAITLVRFRIEDFIRDVAIDEATLRETYDYEVETNRLGTPALRSFAQLTTSDQATAEEAAARLANGETPAAVASALGLDAPLVQDSVQLFEVPDSQLGETVFAMSEGEAQAVEGRFSWSAVLVTLAEDATVPSFEEERERLQADAATAQATDNMYEAIAAFESARADGASLEAAAEQTGTPLEIYAPLALNSIDEDLQFDGERYQGLAPEILPAAFDQIEGFATNLETYNETDFYTLRVDSIIPSRPFELEEVREQAEARWRSIQVDTQLQARAEDALAQLEAGDDMEIVSLTTGGRTETSTLKRGQTAGAFTRNAVSAAFSIEPGSYDMLQVGEGRYLVLTVNEIIPAEIASAPAADLDGIATDIAGELGNDVIFATREFLLRDYGITDESIDQRLYSLAIGETDSSTPR, encoded by the coding sequence ATGCTGTCAAATTTCCGGTCTTTCGCGCAGTCGCCGCTGGCGCTGGTCATCATTGTCCTGCTGGTTCTGGCCTTTGCCATCAGCCTTCCCGGAGCCGGGGGCATCTTTACCGGAAGCGGTGATGCCGTGGTTGTGGTCGGCCCGGAACGGGTCAGCCAGCGCGAGCTGGCGACGGCGTTCGACCGTGAAGTGGCCCGCCTGCAGGAGCAGGATCCCAGTATCACGCGGGCCCTGGCGCGCCAGGAAGGGCTCGCCAGCCAGGTCCTGCAGCAGCAGATCACCCTCGCCGCCTTCGCTGCCCGGGCCCAGGACCTCGGACTGGAGGCGTCCAATGCCACGATCGTCCGCGATGTCGCTGACATTCCCGCCTTCCGCAATCCGGTCACCGACCGCTTCGACCGCGACACCATGGTGGCTGCACTGCGCCGCTCCGGCATGACCGAGGACCAGTTCGCCCGCGATATCGAGAGTGACATCCTGCGGTCCCAGCTACTGGGCACGCTCGCCAGCTTTTCCGGCATTCCTGACCAGATCGCCGCGACTCGCTACCTGGTCGCCGAGGAACAGCGCCGGGTAACCGGCCTCGTCATCGACGCCTCGACCGCTGACGAGATCGCCGATCCGACCGATGAGGAGCTCCAGACCTTCATCGAGGAGACCCCCGGCGCCAACGGGCAGCCGCTCTTCACCCGACCGGAATTCCGCGCCATCACCCTGGTCCGCTTCCGCATCGAGGATTTCATCCGCGATGTCGCCATCGACGAGGCAACCCTGCGCGAGACCTATGATTACGAGGTCGAGACCAACCGCCTTGGCACTCCGGCCCTGCGCAGTTTTGCCCAGCTGACGACCAGCGACCAGGCGACCGCCGAGGAGGCCGCTGCCCGCCTCGCCAATGGCGAGACGCCGGCCGCTGTCGCCAGTGCCCTGGGTCTCGATGCCCCGCTGGTCCAGGACAGCGTCCAGCTGTTTGAGGTTCCCGACAGCCAGCTTGGCGAAACTGTCTTCGCCATGAGCGAAGGCGAGGCGCAGGCCGTCGAAGGCCGCTTCAGCTGGAGCGCGGTGCTGGTGACCCTCGCTGAGGACGCCACCGTGCCGAGCTTCGAGGAGGAACGTGAGCGCCTGCAGGCCGATGCGGCCACTGCCCAGGCCACGGACAACATGTATGAGGCCATCGCCGCCTTCGAGTCCGCGCGTGCTGACGGCGCCTCGCTTGAAGCCGCTGCCGAGCAGACCGGTACGCCGCTCGAAATATACGCGCCGCTGGCCCTCAATTCCATTGATGAGGACCTGCAGTTTGACGGTGAACGCTATCAGGGACTGGCCCCGGAAATCCTGCCCGCCGCCTTCGACCAGATCGAGGGTTTCGCGACCAATCTGGAAACCTATAACGAGACCGATTTCTACACGCTGCGCGTCGACTCCATCATCCCGAGCCGCCCGTTCGAGCTCGAGGAAGTCCGCGAGCAGGCCGAAGCACGCTGGCGCTCGATCCAGGTCGACACCCAGCTGCAGGCCCGCGCCGAGGACGCGCTGGCCCAGCTGGAAGCCGGCGACGACATGGAGATTGTCAGCCTCACCACCGGTGGCCGCACCGAGACCTCGACCCTGAAACGCGGCCAGACCGCTGGTGCCTTCACGCGCAACGCGGTCTCGGCAGCCTTCAGCATCGAACCGGGCAGCTACGACATGCTGCAGGTCGGCGAGGGTCGCTACCTGGTCCTCACGGTCAATGAGATCATCCCGGCTGAGATCGCCTCGGCGCCGGCCGCAGACCTGGACGGGATCGCGACCGATATCGCTGGTGAACTGGGCAATGACGTGATCTTCGCGACCCGGGAATTCCTGCTGCGCGACTATGGCATCACCGACGAGTCGATTGATCAGCGCCTGTACTCGCTGGCCATCGGCGAGACCGATTCCAGCACACCGCGATGA
- the tpiA gene encoding triose-phosphate isomerase — MTRRTLIAGNWKMNGLADGLGFFAEIAPAVAKADADVLVCPPATLLRDAARLAAPHGVRVGGQDCHAATSGAHTGDISAAMLRDAGASHVIVGHSERRADHGESDGDVLAKAEAALAAGVTPIICVGETREEREAGQAAAVVARQLAGSLPVVSPGMELVIAYEPVWAIGTGLTASVEDVAAMHDAIRDQLPEPLTTCILYGGSVKPDNAAELLALADVDGALVGGASLNPLDFMAIIKAVSRKSEPLR; from the coding sequence ATGACGCGTCGCACACTCATCGCGGGAAACTGGAAAATGAACGGCCTGGCTGACGGGCTGGGCTTCTTTGCCGAGATCGCTCCGGCGGTGGCGAAAGCCGATGCCGACGTTCTGGTCTGCCCGCCGGCGACCTTGCTGCGTGACGCGGCGCGCCTTGCGGCGCCTCACGGGGTCCGGGTCGGGGGGCAGGACTGCCATGCGGCGACCAGCGGCGCCCATACCGGCGACATCTCGGCCGCGATGCTGCGCGATGCCGGTGCCAGTCATGTCATCGTCGGTCATTCCGAGCGCCGTGCTGATCATGGCGAAAGCGATGGCGATGTCCTGGCCAAGGCCGAGGCCGCCCTGGCAGCCGGGGTGACCCCGATAATCTGCGTCGGCGAGACCCGGGAGGAGCGCGAGGCCGGGCAGGCGGCGGCCGTGGTCGCGCGTCAGCTCGCCGGTTCACTTCCGGTTGTATCGCCGGGTATGGAGTTGGTCATAGCTTATGAGCCGGTCTGGGCGATCGGCACCGGATTGACCGCGTCGGTGGAGGATGTTGCGGCCATGCATGACGCCATCCGCGACCAGCTGCCTGAACCGCTAACCACCTGTATTCTTTATGGAGGTTCGGTCAAGCCGGACAATGCGGCCGAGCTCCTCGCGCTCGCCGATGTCGATGGTGCGCTGGTCGGCGGCGCCAGTCTCAATCCGCTTGATTTCATGGCGATAATCAAGGCGGTCAGTCGCAAAAGCGAACCACTCCGGTAA
- the trpE gene encoding anthranilate synthase component I translates to MTPHAPISPDFRTVAERLERGESCVLQARRVDDLLTPVAAYLRLAANQPNAFLLESVEGGAWRGRYSAIGLDPDLIWQCRDGAVSEARGIDVANRTFTAIDAEPMTALRDVIEAAHCALPADAPPLASGLFGYVGYDMVRYLERLPEGAAPDPLGLPESILLRPQTMVVFDALKQEIQVYCPVRPGEYSAREAYDAAVERLQTTLQKLSGATPEIAPPTGALGARQSNRSEDDYRAAVDKARDYIRAGDAFQVVPSQRFSADYPADPFWLYRSLRRLNPSPFLFFFRFDGFEVVGSSPEILVRLRGDVVTIRPIAGTRPRGRTPAEDDALEANLLADPKERSEHLMLLDLGRNDVGRIAKPGSVRITAREIVERYSHVMHIVSNVEGDLAEGEDVVSALFAGFPAGTVSGAPKVRAMQIIDELEPHRRGVYAGAVGYFSADGGMDTAIALRTAVFKDGRMYVQAGAGVVLDSDPESERVETVNKAEALFRAAIDSLDH, encoded by the coding sequence ATGACCCCGCACGCGCCGATCTCGCCCGATTTCCGGACCGTTGCGGAGCGGCTGGAGCGGGGGGAAAGCTGCGTCCTCCAGGCGCGGCGGGTCGATGACCTGCTGACCCCGGTTGCGGCCTATCTCCGTCTGGCCGCCAACCAGCCCAACGCCTTCCTGCTCGAATCGGTCGAGGGCGGTGCTTGGCGCGGCCGCTATTCGGCGATCGGGCTCGACCCGGACCTGATCTGGCAATGCCGCGACGGGGCCGTCAGCGAAGCGCGCGGGATCGACGTGGCCAATCGGACCTTTACCGCGATTGACGCCGAACCGATGACCGCCCTGCGCGACGTCATCGAGGCGGCTCACTGCGCCCTGCCCGCCGATGCACCGCCACTGGCGTCCGGCCTGTTCGGCTATGTCGGCTATGACATGGTGCGCTATCTCGAGCGCCTGCCCGAAGGCGCCGCACCCGATCCGCTCGGCCTGCCCGAATCAATTCTCCTGCGCCCCCAGACCATGGTCGTTTTTGACGCGCTGAAGCAGGAGATCCAGGTCTATTGCCCGGTCCGGCCGGGCGAATATTCGGCCCGCGAAGCGTATGACGCCGCGGTCGAGCGCCTCCAGACCACGCTGCAAAAACTGTCCGGCGCGACACCGGAGATCGCACCGCCAACCGGTGCGCTCGGCGCGCGCCAGTCCAATCGCAGTGAGGACGACTACCGCGCGGCGGTCGACAAGGCGCGCGACTATATCCGCGCCGGCGATGCCTTCCAGGTCGTGCCGAGCCAGCGTTTTTCGGCGGATTATCCGGCCGACCCGTTCTGGCTTTATCGTTCGCTGCGTCGCCTCAATCCCTCACCCTTCCTCTTCTTCTTCCGCTTTGACGGGTTTGAAGTGGTCGGTTCGAGCCCGGAAATCCTGGTCCGGCTGCGCGGCGATGTCGTCACCATCCGCCCGATCGCCGGGACCCGACCGCGCGGCCGGACACCGGCCGAGGACGATGCCCTGGAAGCCAATCTCCTGGCCGATCCCAAGGAGCGCTCGGAGCATCTGATGCTGCTTGATCTCGGCCGCAATGATGTCGGCCGCATCGCCAAGCCCGGCTCGGTCCGGATCACGGCGCGCGAGATCGTGGAACGCTACAGCCACGTCATGCATATCGTGTCGAATGTGGAAGGCGACCTCGCCGAGGGCGAGGATGTCGTCTCGGCCCTGTTTGCCGGCTTCCCGGCCGGCACTGTCTCGGGCGCACCGAAAGTCCGGGCCATGCAGATCATTGACGAGCTGGAACCCCATCGTCGCGGCGTCTACGCCGGAGCTGTCGGCTATTTCAGTGCCGATGGCGGCATGGATACCGCGATCGCGCTGCGCACGGCGGTGTTCAAGGATGGCCGCATGTATGTCCAGGCTGGTGCCGGTGTCGTGCTCGACAGTGATCCCGAGTCGGAACGCGTCGAGACGGTCAACAAGGCGGAAGCGCTATTCCGCGCCGCGATTGACAGCCTCGATCACTGA
- a CDS encoding divergent polysaccharide deacetylase family protein, producing the protein MTRRSAAPLKARHSAIPAFAGALAAAAYLLGAIVFSVASKGGFPAPAMASADSSGQHQGVRVTRARNLDSLDPVPVSAVADALAAPIDVAASNMSPVVIAPADRPAPAPRRPRIAIVIDDVGLDIAAAERVLALPVALTVAILPYADASAELAALARMSGHDVMLHMPMEPVGLADPGPNALRIGLSDADLQARMRWAMARVPGAIGLNNHMGSRFTTDPRALRVALSAISHDNPLFLDSLTTAESRGRAVAAGLGLRALERDIFLDHDLDAGSIEARLAEAVDLAGQDGYAVVIGHPHALTLETLETWLASPAAQGIDFVTTTTLSDAVLASEPGLQASAIQASGGQASGIQASVIEAVNRGAE; encoded by the coding sequence ATGACCCGACGCAGCGCAGCTCCCCTGAAGGCGCGACATTCCGCGATCCCGGCCTTTGCCGGTGCGTTGGCGGCTGCGGCCTATCTCCTTGGTGCGATTGTGTTTTCAGTGGCAAGCAAGGGCGGTTTTCCAGCGCCGGCGATGGCATCGGCAGACAGTTCCGGGCAGCATCAGGGCGTTCGAGTCACCCGCGCCCGCAATCTTGATTCGCTGGATCCGGTCCCGGTGAGCGCCGTCGCCGATGCCCTTGCAGCGCCGATTGATGTCGCCGCATCAAATATGAGCCCGGTTGTCATCGCTCCGGCGGACCGTCCGGCCCCGGCGCCCCGGCGGCCCCGGATCGCAATCGTGATCGATGATGTCGGGCTCGACATCGCTGCCGCCGAGCGTGTCCTTGCCCTGCCTGTTGCGCTGACCGTGGCCATTCTGCCCTATGCCGACGCCTCGGCCGAGCTGGCCGCCCTGGCGCGGATGAGCGGGCACGACGTGATGCTTCACATGCCGATGGAACCGGTCGGTCTGGCTGATCCGGGACCGAATGCCCTGCGGATCGGTCTCAGCGATGCCGACCTCCAGGCCCGGATGCGCTGGGCCATGGCCCGTGTGCCGGGGGCGATCGGTCTGAACAATCACATGGGCAGCCGGTTCACGACCGATCCACGCGCCCTGCGGGTGGCGCTGTCGGCGATCAGTCATGACAATCCGCTTTTCCTTGATAGTCTGACCACGGCGGAGAGCCGCGGTCGGGCCGTGGCGGCGGGCCTGGGCCTGCGCGCGCTGGAGCGGGACATCTTTCTCGATCATGATCTCGACGCGGGCTCGATCGAGGCGCGGCTGGCCGAAGCGGTAGATCTCGCCGGGCAGGACGGGTACGCGGTCGTGATCGGTCACCCACATGCGCTGACGCTGGAAACGCTCGAGACCTGGCTGGCCAGCCCGGCGGCACAGGGTATCGATTTCGTCACCACCACCACGCTGTCGGACGCCGTCCTCGCCAGCGAGCCGGGGCTTCAGGCATCAGCGATCCAGGCTTCAGGGGGCCAAGCTTCAGGGATTCAGGCCTCAGTGATCGAGGCTGTCAATCGCGGCGCGGAATAG